ttggaaaatactatgaaaaaaagatgttaagaaaaatcattttctcatggttttagtatgaaaaatagtaaaaaaaatcaaatataactaaaattagtaagaaacttgtatattttaaattgtttaatttttatatagaagagttaaaataagtgaaatgagtttgaaacagtatataaaaatcatttattgaatttaaatcaatttttattttccttcactttttcattccttttattttttccctctattttcttttactctcattttccttcaaatttttcttgaaccaaacatagccttgagcttctcagttttatttttctgatttcCTTTTTGCTTATCATATTTTGATTGCTGACATCAAAAAGTATATCTCTAGTCAGGAATGCTTGGAGTGTCATAGGGGTTCTATTCTAAGGGGCTAATGCCACCTAATTATTACCAACTATTGTCTGTGATGCATTTCTcccatattttagttttttttatttatattttttttttagggttctTTTATGAACTTCTATGAGAAAAAGAACTCTGAGAAAGACAATCTGCCATAAGGTAGATATGTTAATGTGTAGATATGATTTATTCACATTGGAAGTATCTTGTGTTCAAGTAAAACTAGAAAGCCTATGCTCTTATTAGATTCTCTAGGACTGGAATGGCACAACACCATGATCAAtgatttttgagttttgaaacacttaacaaaaatttattaaaattttttactatCTAAAGCAATAGGTTAGAAAACAGATTGTTTCAAACTTATTGTGGTCTTCTATAAGTTTCTAATCTTGTGAACTTCTAGTGACTGGAAATTTATTCTCTACTCAATAGATACTGCAGATGCATTGAAAATCTTGGTCCTAGGTTGGTGAACTATCATGTTTGTTGCCCCTGAACAGTTATGGAATGATTTGTGGTTGCACAATATAGAGATCAGAGGAGAAATAATGTTAGCCCAGGATAGGATTTCATTGCCTTAGCTGGAATgctatattatattttgttatttagaATTCTGTAACTTGTGGATGTTGTTTCACTGTTGTGTTAATTTAATAGCCCTACAAACAAAATTATATCTGTGATTCATGTTCGATATAATGCTTCCTTGCTAGCTATCATATTTTAGAATGTACAAGTATTGTTGCCCTTGACCATCTAAGCTTTCTTTGGTTTGTTTAGGTTTGCGTCAATGGTGAAATGATTGAGTACTATGATATATCAGGCTGTTACATTCTGAGGCCATGGACTATGGCAGTCTGGGAGACGATGCAAGTAAGTCTGAACTATGCAATGagaacatttttctttcctggTCGGTCagttatttttatatgcaaATGAGAACTATATCAAAGCACCCCCAGCAAAGAAAAGGGGATGCTACCTTGGTAAACAAGAAGTATACAATACAAAGAATACCCaaatgaagagaaaacaaaataaaagagcTAAATGGACAATACACCCTGCCCGTGGCCTTTGGCCAACCTCAACCTGTCAATGAAATCTGGAAAGGAAAGGCTATCAAACCCAAAAGATACCCGTCCACCACGAAAAGAGAGATTTAGGACACACATGTTTCAGCTTCAACATGTATGATACTTCTCTGAAATCATTCCCAGGATGTTTGGCTCCTAGTTGTTGCTGCTAATTCCTccttttctattgtttttcttttcctagacTTTGAATAAGATATTATTATTGCTAAATTTTGAATGATATTGAAATGCAGACTTTCTTTGATGCGGAGATTAAGAAGATGAAAATCAAGAATTGCTACTTCCCTCTCTTTGTATCACCTGGTGTTTTACAAAAGGAGAAGGATCACATTGAGGGTTTCGCTCCAGAGGTAAGATTTTTAATGCTTTTCACATGGTAGGATTAAAGTGAATTCTGTTTACTAATTaagatattgattttgaattcaACAGAATGTGCCTCTTGAAACTTGGTAATAGCATTCACCCCTGTTGATCTTCTTatggaactttttttttttttttttcctttttaaaaaaaggctTCTGCTCTTGAAGTGATTGTTGTTGATCCTGGGTAGAAGCATAGCCTATTCAATGCTTTTGTATGATAGGAATTGTCAAGTTCACATagcttttcatgtttttatgtCATTAgcgttacttttttttttttttttttttcatttgtcgCTTTGTTCTGGCGATATTTTGTTTGCTAATTGGTTATACATAGATTGCTTAAGAACTCATGGTGCTCGTTTGACAAAAAagttatgatttattttattaactcTATCTCACCTAATATTTCGGCGATGTTGACTTTTTCCTAGGTTGCTTGGGTAACAAAATCTGGACAATCAGATTTGGAAGTGCCTATTGCTATTCGTCCAACAAGTGAGACTGTCATGTATCCCTATTATTCCAAGTGGATAAGGGGACACCGGGACTTGCCTTTGAGACTTAACCAATGGTGCAATGTTGTTCGATGGGAGTTCAGCCATCCTACCCCATTTATAAGGTAGTTTGGTCtgcatttattgatttttaatttgttcTGTTTTCTTGTTTAGCTAACCTGAGGTTATTTTAGGATTGGAGATTATTTGCAAATTAGCTTTAGTTTTTCATGATTGACTATGATTCTCCAATTCCTTATTTGTTAATATGTCACAAAATCTTGTTTAGTTGTTCATTGGCCTAGTTAACATACTTGATGGTTGTAGGAGTCGGGAATTTCTTTGGCAGGAGGGGCATACTGCTTTTGCTACGAAGGAAGAGGCAGATAAAGAGGTATGGAATTCAGGGTCTTAAACTTATGACTTCTTGTGAATTGGGACCACTAGGTAGTTGAAAAGTGAaattaatttgtaatatttaaagAAAGTTTAAATCCAATCACTCCTTGTGTGGTATTAATTCATTGAGTTTATGGAGGTGTTAGTTTAAGTTAATAGGAATTGTTTGAGaaatttattctttctttttcctgttTTGGTTTCCAATTTCAATTGTGATGTGTGGACCTTGAGATGGGCTCTACATTACCAGAAACTCAATGATATATGTATGGGCTTAGAGGTTGTGGGCCTGTCACATTGAGGCTACGCAGTCTACTAATCCTTAACGCAAAATGATAAGTAATGACTCCAAAGAAGTGACCCCACTCATTGCAATAGATGCCTCAGCTTTTGTTTTTGCACTTGGttttctaattgttttattaatCACAGGTCCTTGAAATATTGGAACTGTATAGACGTATATATGAAGAGTACTTGGCGATTCCTGTTATAAAGGGTAAGAAGAGTGAACTGGAGAAGTTTGCTGGTGGATTTTACACAACAAGTGTTGAGgtacttgatttttatttatctgCTTGCACTCCATCCTTTGTCTTTCATCCAATGAATTGCATACCGTTTGCATTAACTATTCTGTGTTCTATGGTAGAAGTAAACTGTGTAATTATGTCTGTGTTTACCTTTTTTCAGGCCTTTATTCCAAACACTGGTCGTGGTATACAGGGTGCGACTTCACATTGTTTAGGtcaaaattttgcaaaaatgTTTGATATAACCTTTGAAAATGAGAAGGGAGAAAAGGCTATGGTCTGGCAGAATTCCTGGGCCTACAGTACCAGAACGGTAAatatatgacattttttttgtttgagttGAAAAGTTCTAATTTAACAGCAATTATGTTTCTAAAAGGGGGGATAATTTTCATGCATGGGATTTCTTTTTAGGCATGGTGTATGTATGCATGAGGAACTTTTAATTTGATTCTCTCTACTAGAACTTCTTAAATCACTTTAAGGTTATTGGTGATGTATCGATGCCcaattttctactttttatgGGGCTTTATTCATGTCCTTAATTGATTGACTTGAACTAAAGTATAATTCAAGGCAAACATGTAATGTAATTCTACCAGCTACTGAGATTGGATTTTTGAATGCTGATTTCTCTATCTTTCCAATCATATCTGCAGATTGGGGTGATGGTAATGGTTCATGGGGATGACAAAGGCTTAGTGATGCCACCTAAAGTAGCATCTGTCCAAATTATTGTGGTTCCTGTGCCTTTTAAAGATGCTGATACTCAAGCAATCTTTGATGCCTGTGATGCCACTGTGAATACCTTGAATGAAGCAGGTTTTCGTGCCGAGGCAGATCTTAGAGATAACTATTCACCAGGTTGGAAGTATTCACATTGGGAAATGAAGGGTGTTCCTCTTAGAATTGAGATTGGGCCAAAAGACTTAGCTAACAAGCAGGTATGGGAAATCCAATtgctatttttatttcctttcaaccaatttgtttcttctttatattattGTGTCTGTTCAGTACTCTATGGTATTTCCATTTCATTGCTTTTACTTATTTACTGGAAGAATGATATATTTTGTTCTATCCACAGGCGCGTGCTGTTCGCCGTGACAATTCAGCTAAAATCGATATTCCTATGGTCAATTTGGTTGAACAAGTAAAAGACATGCTGGATAATATTCAACAAAACCTGTTTGATGTTGCAAAACAAAAACGAGATGCTTGTATTAAGACTGTGAGAACATGGGACGAATTCATAGAAGCGCTTGGCCAGAAGAAAATGATCCTTGCTCCTTGGTGTGATGAGATGGTATGGAAACTCATCCCTCATGTGCTATTGTGGGTTGTCTTAGTTGATACATATCATTTGATGAATTACTTGTTTCTTATTCAACATTATGACTCTGCCTCTGCCTCTGCCCTTATCATCAATTTTGTATTGTCATATACCTCGACACTTTTACACATGATTCAAAATGTCAGTTCATTTTTGAGATGCAAAGGACCCTGGTCTTGGTCATAAAGAGGACAATTAAACTACCTATCATTAAAGCTTGTTTTACATCATGTGTGCTTTGGATTTAGCCTGACTTTCCATGTGAACTTTGACTAGTAAAGATTTTCTGTGTACCAAGTTAGGAGAATATTACTTGAcctcatgttttaattttgggTTTGAAACAcaggtttattttttattttttatttattattcatctgTTTTAACTCGCTAGGAAGTGGAAAAAGATGTGAAAGCAAGGACAAAGGGCGAGACAGGAGCAGCTAAAACTCTTTGTGCTCCTTTTGATCAGCCAGACCTTGAAGGTACCATTTTACTTatgatcatcatcatcgtcattATTGGTTAAgatttttcttattatcttCACTTCAGTGGAAGTCAAcatttaatcaaacaaaaaaccTACAAATGGTGCTCCTTAATTGCTGATGGGTTTTCATCAATCATCACTTCATATAAAAATTGATGGTGGGTCTATTTATTAACCTAATCCTGCCTCAACTCCTTAAGGCCATCAAGTATGAGCATGTGATTAAAGACAAGCAGGGTTTGAATTTAATCATTCACTTAATGTAATTTATAAACTTACATTTTATCATATCGTAGATTACTACATATGCAATTAAAAGTAGAGAGACATGCAGAATTTTGGATTCAATCTGAGTGAAGGCTTGGACTAGAATGGTTTCAGATGAATATAGACTAGTATTTAGTGTTGTTAAAAGGTGTAAACACCATCAAAGAAGATGAAGGCATCAGTTTTGCCAATATAATACATGATCTAAAATGGGCACATCTTCATTATGAATTTGTTATAATATGAGAATATGCGAGCAAATGGGATTGCAGATTGATCTCATATTGTTAATCCAAATATTGGTGAATGAGGTCCTCTTTGTTCTTGTGTGTTGTGCAGGTGTTAATTGCTTTGTGACAGGAAAGCCTGCAAAGAAGTGGAGTTACTGGGGCAGGAGCTACTAGATTACAAGATTCTGTTTATCAGTCTCTTTTCCACACAGAATTTCTGAATTTGTGGCCAGGgtgattaatttatttctttagagAAGCTTAAGACTTAATAGGATGCTCTCAATTTTgcttaaaaaaattggtgaatCATGATTTGTGGGTTTTACCAGTGTAATGTGTTCTAATTGATAGGctacttcattttcttatttatactATTGACATTGATACCGATATTTGAGATTTTCCTTCAGGATTTGTCCTTTTGGATGGAAAGATTTGGTTTCACAGTATGGTATGAGCATCTTGgttaaaaattcaattcataAATCCTTTATCAAAAATAGCTCTTAAAGGATTGGTTCCAAAAGCAAGTTctaaaagtaaatttgaaaagttttagaTACAATTCTTGAAGTGTTTTGAGAAGTACTCGGAAaagtttttagaattatttctgaaaacagttatcaaacagGTCTTAAGGTTTTGTTATATAGTATCAAAggtaaattttaagaaaataataacaataaaataaaataaaatatttggttaaaagggatgaaacaATCCTCGAATTGTGAATCtaatgttttcatatttttatttaaaaagtaatcagtttttttatataaatgtcttttaccattttaagtatttacatatacgttttaaaaaaatatatatattattattataaatatcataaaaaattaaattgaatttaaattaagtttggacaaaaaaatacaattttaaatccaatttgaatattaaaaatgactGTGGAAGCCCACCTAAAGATGGGATTGGTTCAATTATATactttgtaaaaaataataatatttttttttttaagtaatgcttgatattataatattttttcttttaattaaattaactttTGGACCGCACAGCGATTGAAACCAACGGTGGgaaatattgaaataatattatagTATTCGTTTGGGCCGAGCTGAGTGTGGATGTGACTTGTGAGGAGGGCCCAAAGGATCCTACCTTATCCCGGTGCAGTCTCTCTCTTCATCTCCCTCCACAGAACCATGCTCACAGTCGTTCTGCGCAACTGAACTGATTGGAAGCCTATTCTTCCCTTATTGCTGGCATTCAAAATATGGCGGCACTGCCAGTGGAGTCGCCGGTGCTCAACCACCACCCCTCCATCTCACCTTTCTCTCCCAAATTATTTGGATTCTCCCACTCCACTTCTTACCGCAAACCCcccaccacttcctccctttttcCCCTTCAGCTATCCTCTCACCGAGGCCGTCGATTGCGTCCCATGGCTTCCCTCAGCGGTCTGCTTGGCGGGATTTTCAAGGGCACTGACACCGGGGAGTCCACCAGGCAGCAGTACGCCGGAACCGTCACTCTCATCAATAATTTGGAAGCCGAGATGTCTGCGTTATCTGATTCCGAATTGAGGGACAGGACCCGCCTTCTCAAGGAACGAGCTCAGCGGGGTGAATCTTTGGATTCTCTTTTACCTGTAAGTTTTCGGTTACCAAATGTATTTCTCATTCCACGATTAGCAACTTGGTGGAATTTGCTAGATTTCAGGGTTTCACATTTCTAATCATCTGGATACCAATATAATTGCTCATCAGTCTTTATTTCTTAATCCTTTAATACAATTTGTATGGCATATCCCTGGTTCAGCAAACATGGGTGAATTTGAATTCGCCATCCATGCCTTCGTTCGGCATATTTTACACAACATTCATAACCTAACAATTTGAATATTGGAGCAACATAGTCTGCAGTTCCCTGTGAATCAATGGGAAATTGAAACCCAGAGTGAGGTTTATACCTTGTTCTGAGCTTGAAACATCTCCATGATCTCGTTCCTAATAGAGATAAGAACCTTGCTTATCTAAGTTAAAGAGGTTGGCTTCTTTCCAGTATGGTCAAGTGACCAGAAAATTTATGGTTCGCAATAAATGATTTAGCACAAtcccaaaaaggaaaaggagactTTATTGGCTGTTGAGTGAATCCATCATTATCTTTAAAACTCTCGAGTTTTAAACCGATATTAACTATTTGATATAAGAACTCCCTCAAATAGACTCTCCAACAAAAATATTCCCAAACTAGTGCTTCTTGGCATGAGGTTTTCTTAAAACCGTAATTGGTGagtacattttttaaacttaaatttaaaaccatagtCATTGACTATGGCTTTAATCTTAGGTTCAAAATTGTACTCATTGATTAGTTTTGAACTTAAATCATAGTTCTTGGCATGAGGTTTTCTTAAAACCGTAATTGGTGagtacattttttaaacttaaatttaaaaccatagtCATTGACTATGGCTTTAATCTTAGGTTCAAAATTGTACTCATTGATTAGTTTTGAACTTAAATCATATTTGTTGACTAGGGTTTTATAATGTAAAGGatatacaatattatatatatttagatataatatatgcaaaataaataattaatacgataattttgtaattccaaaatatgtttatataaaatagaaaatgccaaaacatttaaaataaaatagaaaacaacacCTCATAAGAAGACAAGCTAAGAAGTCCAAAAAtctcacttaaaaaaattatatgataaatATGACTACATATTATAAtacatacaaaacaaaatatttaatcttgtatattaatttttttttaaataattacataaatttaACAACCACTTATATATTAATCTcacatacataattttaatatatacaaaataaatgattaatatgataaatttataatattaaatttgttttaacaaaaatagactaaaatatttttaaatgtaataaaaagaaaaccttttaaaataaaaaaactttataaaaataagaagttaaaaaaatgtcGTTAAAATATGCCCAAAACCATAATTAATAGACTACGATTTtgaatttaaacttaaaaccaTAGTTGGTGATTTCGGTTTTAATACTTAAGCTTTAAACCATAGTCAATGactatggttttaaatttaagtttaaaacaataattatcaaCTACAAT
Above is a genomic segment from Vitis riparia cultivar Riparia Gloire de Montpellier isolate 1030 chromosome 7, EGFV_Vit.rip_1.0, whole genome shotgun sequence containing:
- the LOC117918737 gene encoding proline--tRNA ligase, cytoplasmic — its product is MASGEGKKSGEGKKPNANAKGGGKKKEVKKETGLGLSYKKEENFGEWYSEVCVNGEMIEYYDISGCYILRPWTMAVWETMQTFFDAEIKKMKIKNCYFPLFVSPGVLQKEKDHIEGFAPEVAWVTKSGQSDLEVPIAIRPTSETVMYPYYSKWIRGHRDLPLRLNQWCNVVRWEFSHPTPFIRSREFLWQEGHTAFATKEEADKEVLEILELYRRIYEEYLAIPVIKGKKSELEKFAGGFYTTSVEAFIPNTGRGIQGATSHCLGQNFAKMFDITFENEKGEKAMVWQNSWAYSTRTIGVMVMVHGDDKGLVMPPKVASVQIIVVPVPFKDADTQAIFDACDATVNTLNEAGFRAEADLRDNYSPGWKYSHWEMKGVPLRIEIGPKDLANKQARAVRRDNSAKIDIPMVNLVEQVKDMLDNIQQNLFDVAKQKRDACIKTVRTWDEFIEALGQKKMILAPWCDEMEVEKDVKARTKGETGAAKTLCAPFDQPDLEGVNCFVTGKPAKKWSYWGRSY